From one Candidatus Glassbacteria bacterium genomic stretch:
- a CDS encoding PHP domain-containing protein, with the protein MPLRADLHIHSAYSDGKMNVTELVPLARERGLHVLGITDHDTVDHYGDALACGREHGLTMICGTEFSTRLGERELHILGYGLDPAEPRLVRHIDGVRQRRKERAHEILSLLNERNVRIPHDELDRVPRLKTIGRVLIADLIYNYGYVRSPEEAFDVYLGNNGSAFVPYSPADALEVIELIGELGGVSALAHPSRDEVEDSVDLLCEAGMDGIELWRPGVYRSTANAIRNKGRQHDLVFTGGSDWHYEGGRFNLGEFHISTARLARFFDLLGVKPERSAD; encoded by the coding sequence ATGCCTTTGAGAGCGGACCTTCACATACACAGCGCTTACTCCGACGGCAAGATGAACGTGACCGAGCTGGTGCCGCTCGCCCGTGAGCGGGGCCTGCACGTGCTGGGGATCACCGACCACGATACGGTCGACCATTACGGGGATGCGCTGGCCTGCGGGCGCGAGCACGGGTTGACGATGATCTGCGGCACCGAGTTCAGCACCAGGCTGGGCGAGCGCGAACTGCATATCCTGGGCTACGGACTCGACCCCGCCGAGCCGCGGCTGGTCCGGCATATCGATGGAGTCCGGCAGCGGCGCAAGGAGCGCGCGCATGAGATACTCAGCCTGCTCAACGAGCGTAACGTGCGGATTCCCCACGACGAGCTCGACCGGGTGCCCCGTCTTAAAACGATCGGCCGGGTGCTGATCGCCGACCTGATTTACAACTACGGTTACGTGCGCTCGCCGGAGGAAGCGTTCGATGTCTACCTGGGCAACAACGGCAGCGCGTTCGTACCCTACAGCCCCGCCGACGCGCTGGAGGTGATCGAGCTGATCGGCGAGCTGGGCGGAGTCAGCGCCCTGGCCCATCCCTCGCGCGACGAGGTCGAGGATTCTGTCGATCTCCTCTGCGAGGCCGGCATGGACGGGATCGAACTCTGGCGTCCGGGGGTCTATCGCTCCACCGCCAACGCTATCCGCAACAAGGGCCGTCAGCACGACCTGGTGTTCACCGGCGGCAGCGACTGGCATTACGAGGGCGGCAGGTTCAACCTGGGTGAGTTCCATATCAGCACCGCCCGCCTCGCCCGGTTTTTCGACCTGCTGGGAGTCAAGCCGGAAAGGTCTGCCGATTGA
- the lepA gene encoding elongation factor 4, with amino-acid sequence MQQIRNFCIIAHIDHGKSTLADRLLESTHTLDQREMREQVLDSMDLERERGITIKAHAIRMDYDAADGKRYQFNLIDTPGHVDFNYEVSRSLAACEGALLVVDAVQGVQAQTLSNLLLAMDHNLAIVPVVNKIDLPAARVDEVCDELEELLSVERGEILAVSAKQGIGIDTVLEAVVARIPPPVGDPDAPLKALIFDSYFDQYRGAVPLVRVIDGRMGAGMTLRMFATGGEYEVDEVGIQQLKPKKTDRLEAGEVGYLIAGIKRLDHTRVGDTVTDRDRPADSPLPGYREVKPMVFAAVFPVNNDDYDGLKDALERLKLNDASLSYEPETSIALGFGFRCGFLGLLHLEIIQERLQREYDVKILATVPNVRYRVLMTDGEVLELSNPSRLPDRAGVKRIEEPYVKVRIFVPADYVGPIMELCNERRGEYGEMIYLDQRRVELVYALPLAEILFDFYDRLKTVSRGYASFDYEFSGYRASELIRLDILVNSDPVDALSAIIHRDKARPRGVRLIEKLRELIPRQMFEVVLQAAIGGRVIAREVIRPLRKNVTAKCYGGDITRKRKLLARQREGKKKMKQVGQVEIPQEAFLAVLKMD; translated from the coding sequence ATGCAGCAAATACGCAACTTCTGCATTATTGCACATATAGACCACGGCAAGAGCACTCTCGCCGACCGCCTGCTGGAGTCCACCCACACCCTGGATCAGCGCGAGATGCGCGAGCAGGTGCTCGACAGCATGGACCTGGAACGCGAGCGGGGGATCACGATCAAGGCCCACGCCATCCGGATGGACTACGACGCAGCCGACGGCAAGCGCTACCAGTTCAACCTGATCGACACCCCCGGCCATGTCGATTTCAACTACGAGGTAAGCCGCAGCCTGGCCGCCTGCGAGGGCGCGCTGCTGGTGGTGGACGCTGTCCAGGGCGTGCAGGCCCAGACCCTGAGCAACCTCCTGCTGGCCATGGACCACAACCTGGCGATAGTTCCGGTGGTCAACAAGATCGACCTGCCCGCAGCCAGAGTTGATGAGGTCTGCGACGAACTCGAGGAACTGCTGAGCGTGGAGCGCGGGGAAATCCTCGCGGTCAGCGCCAAACAGGGGATCGGGATCGATACCGTGCTCGAGGCCGTGGTCGCCCGGATCCCACCACCTGTCGGCGACCCGGACGCCCCGCTCAAGGCGCTGATTTTCGACAGCTATTTCGACCAGTACCGCGGGGCCGTCCCGCTGGTGCGGGTGATCGACGGGCGCATGGGAGCCGGGATGACCCTGCGCATGTTCGCCACCGGAGGAGAGTACGAGGTGGACGAGGTCGGTATCCAGCAGCTCAAGCCCAAAAAGACCGACCGGCTCGAAGCCGGCGAGGTGGGCTACCTGATCGCCGGGATCAAGCGGCTGGACCATACCCGCGTGGGCGATACTGTCACCGACCGCGACCGCCCGGCCGACAGTCCCCTGCCGGGCTACCGGGAGGTCAAGCCGATGGTGTTCGCGGCCGTGTTCCCGGTGAACAACGACGACTACGACGGCCTCAAGGACGCCCTGGAGCGGCTGAAACTCAACGACGCATCGTTGAGCTACGAACCGGAAACATCCATCGCCCTCGGCTTCGGTTTCCGCTGCGGGTTCCTGGGTCTGCTGCACCTGGAGATTATCCAGGAGCGGCTGCAGCGCGAGTACGATGTCAAGATCCTCGCCACCGTGCCCAACGTGCGCTACCGGGTGCTGATGACCGACGGTGAAGTGCTGGAGCTCTCCAACCCCTCGCGCCTTCCCGACCGCGCCGGCGTGAAGCGGATCGAGGAGCCCTATGTCAAGGTGCGGATTTTCGTCCCCGCCGACTACGTGGGGCCGATCATGGAACTCTGCAACGAACGCCGCGGCGAGTACGGCGAGATGATTTATCTCGACCAGCGCCGGGTGGAACTGGTTTACGCCCTGCCCCTGGCCGAGATCCTGTTCGATTTTTACGACCGGCTCAAGACTGTCAGCCGCGGATACGCCAGTTTCGACTACGAGTTCTCCGGCTACCGCGCCAGCGAGCTGATCCGGCTCGACATCCTGGTCAACAGCGACCCGGTGGACGCGCTGAGCGCGATTATCCACCGCGACAAGGCCAGGCCCCGGGGTGTCAGGCTGATCGAGAAGCTCAGGGAACTCATTCCGCGCCAGATGTTCGAGGTGGTGCTGCAGGCCGCTATCGGCGGACGGGTGATCGCCCGCGAGGTGATCCGCCCGCTGCGCAAGAATGTGACCGCCAAGTGCTACGGCGGCGACATCACCCGCAAGCGCAAGCTGCTGGCCCGCCAGCGCGAGGGCAAGAAGAAGATGAAGCAGGTCGGCCAGGTTGAAATCCCGCAGGAAGCGTTCCTGGCCGTGCTGAAAATGGATTGA